The region CACTTTTCGAAGAAGCACCGGTTTCCTGGATGGTCTGTTGTACAATTACTTTAATTTCTTCTTCGGTAAGCTGCTCGGGAAGATATTTAATGATAATCTCGATTTCTGCCTTAGTACTCGCGGCAAGCTCATCGCGACCCGCTGCTTCAAATTCTTGGAGGGCATCTTTGCGCTGTTTGATCTCACGACTAAGGATATCAAGCACTTCGTTGTCGTCTAATGTTCTCTTCAAATCTATTTCAAGATACTTTATTGTAGAACGAACCATTCGAATGGTGGAGAGTGTGAACTTGTCCTTACTCTTCATCGCTTGCTTCATATCTTCGTTTAATCGTTCGCTAAGATTCATGCGTGGGTAATCCTCCTAAAACTTTCTCTTACGAGCAGCCTCAGACTTCTTCTTGCGCTTTACGCTTGGCTTCTCATAATGCTTGCGTTTCTTCACCTCAGCCAAGACACCATCCTTAGCAATGGAACGTTTAAAGCGACGAAGTGCAGCATCAATTGTCTCGTTTTTGCGAACTTTCGTTTCAGACACCAGTTTTCCCTCCCTCCGACCAGACCGTCCAAGAGCATAACAACACGGTTCATCACCTTTCATTATAGGTCAAAGCTAAATAAGGTGTCAACCTTCGCGTTATTCTTTTTTCAGCCAGGCTGTATATAGTTGGATTGCTTCTTAGGCATGAGAACTGGAGTTCCCGGTAAGGGCACCAAGCTTGGCTCCGCCCAGCAGATGAAAATGCAGATGCGGCACTGCCATCCCGCTGTCCGGGCCGCAATTGTTAATCAGCCGGTAGCCGGTACCGGCAATTCCGAGCTCTGCGGCAAGCTGCTGTGCTACGGCATGAATCTCGCCAATCAGCGGCAGATCCTCAGTTGTAACCTCATTCATGGAAGCGATGTATTTCTTCGGGATAATCAGCACATGCACAGGGGCGGCAGGCTCAATATCGTGGAACGCCAGAATCCGCTCATTCTCGAACACTTTTTTGGACGGGATTACACCTTCGATTATTTTGCTGAATACAGTTTCCATACCACGCTTCCTCCCAAAAAATTTGTAATGCAGAAGCTTGCATCCGGCACTTTCCGCAGCACAAGCTGAGATAATAGACACGAACATGACTCTTATTCGTGCAACGGCCACCCGCCACTCACAGGCGATGATCCGTTATCGTTCAATCCAGCTTGAGCTCTGCGGGACGCACACGCCTGAAGATCTTCGGGCTTCCGGCCTGATCGGCTTCGCGACAAATTTCAATTTATGGAACTAATCATACAGGATGTTGAGCAATTACGAAAGGCGGAAGGCTATATTCGGTGAAATCAGATGTTGGGGGCGGCTTATGCTGGGATTGTGAGGGAAAGTGGGCGGGAAGCGATGTTATTAAGGAAATGGAGGGGGAGTAACAAGGAGCGTGGGATTAGGGAATAGGGAGAGTAGACTGTATTATAACAGATAACAGATCAGGTATGACCGCTGCTAACTTTGCGTGTGGACCCAAAAAAAAGACAAAAAAAAGGAAACACCCTTCACAGCTCATATGAGCTGCTTCGGCGGCGGACGTATGAGAAGGAGTAGATTCCCTGTCATACGTCCGCCGAGGTGTTTCAAATAATGTCGGCTTAGCTGTATTATAACAGGGGGTTGGAGGTGTATCTGTGATTCTCATCACAACCAACCCCGTCTTTCACATTTTTTCCAAAAGAATGGTTGAACCCCCGCCGCCCTGCTCTGCAGGAACCACAATCAGCTTGCGCGGCAGCCGGGCCCGAAGCTCGGGAACATGGCTGATGATGCCCACGGACAACTGGTCATTATGCAGTCTCTCCAGTGAAGTGATGACGGTGTCGAGCAGATCCGGGTCCAGCGTACCAAAGCCCTCATCCAGGAAAAAGAATTGCAGCGGATATTGTCCGCGCAGTTGAATCTGGGCTGACAGGGCAAGCGCCAGCGACAGGGAGGTCAGGAAGGTCTCTCCCCCGGATAACGTGGACACCGGACGTCTTACGCCGCCGTTCCCGTCATCCCGGATGACGAAGCCGCCGCCTGAATCCACCTCCAGCGCATAACGCTGCTTACTTAGGAACCGTAGACGCTGTGACGCAGCCTGGCACACCTGCATCAGCTGTTCTTCAGCAATATACTCCACAAAAGCATTGCCGCGCAGCACGGTCTGCAGCTTGGATAGACGCTCCTGCATCGCGGCATGTCCAGCCCGCTTGTCCTCCAGCTCTACCCAGCGGATATGGCGCTGCTGCAGATCCTCCAGATCCCGCTCTGCCCGCGCACGGGCCTGAAGCGAGGCTTCATCCTCCTCTTTGCACCTCAGCAGCGCGTCCTGGCTCTCCTGCCATTCTTCACTGCTGAGCACAGCTCCAGCCAGCTTCTCCTCAATACTCCGCAGCTGCAGCAGGCACTCCGCCTCCTCTTCGCGGTAGGACTTCACACGTTCAGCGGCCTGTGCCCGTTCTCCAGTCTCCAGAGATGAGGCTTCCACCTCTGCGGCCGAAGCAAACGGCGAAGACTGCAGACTCTCCTCCCACTGGGCGGCAGCGGCGGTATAATGCTCTTGCGCCGATTCTGCCGCCTGGCGGGCTACCGCAGCTTCGCGGGTCTGCTGCTGCGCCTTATCCGCTGCCCGGCGGTGTTCCTGCCGGCTGCGTTCCAGCGCAGTCTGCAGCTCCAGCAGCCTGCGTTCACAGGCGGCCAGCAGCTCCCTGGCAGGCTGGCCGCCGGTCCCTTCGCGCAGGCGCTGCTCTTTATCGCGGGCAAGTGCCTCCTTGCCTTCAAGCTGCGCATCCCACTGCGCCAGCTCCTTATCCAATCCGGCCAGTTGCTCGTTCAGCGTCTGCACAGCGAGGTTTTTCTCGTCCAGGAACTTGACGCTGATCTCCAGCCGGCTGCGAATCTCTTCAGCGCGTTCATCCTTGCCGAGCATCTCCTGATACGTTCTCTCCGCTTCCTCCGGGGCAAGCTCCGGGAAGAGACGGCTCCATTCTTCCCTTAGCTTGCCGGCTGAAGCAGCCAGCTCCTCTGCCTTGGCAGACAGCCCCTGCAGCCAGGTCTTCTCTGCTTCAGCACCCGCTGCCTCCTTGTGATACACCTGCTCCAGCTCCTGCAGGGAACGCTGCCAGTCCGAAGCCGCACGGCGCAGCTCTGCAGAGCGGCTTTTGAGTGCGGCCAGCTGATCATTCAAGGCAGACAACCGGCCATCCAGCACGGATAAGGCTTGTTCATCCGGAAGCTGCCCGGTTGCCTGGGAGCCGGTAGACTGCGGGGTGCTTACCGAATCAGGTTCGGCGTGGAAGCCGGAACTATTAGGAGTGTCTGATGCTGTATAAGAGCCGGAACTGCTTGAGCGCTTGGTAGCCTCAATAGACTCCGGAGTGTCTAAGGAACCGAAAGCGGTGTGGGACTCGGAATTGCTGAGAGTGACAGGTCCGGCATCCGAGCCGGAACTGCTTGAGCGCTTGGGTGCGGGTGCGGCGTGGAACGAAATGCTTGCCGTCTTGTCCGCAGCCGGCTCTGCCCCGGCGGCGCCAGCGGCGGACTGGTGCAGCGCCTCTTCAGATGCGCCTCCCGCTAGCCCAGCGAGCCACGAGCTGTCCTGCTCCAGCAGGCTGCGCAGCAGATGGCGCGTCTCCAGCGCCTGACGGGCCTGAGCGCGGACATGGCGGAGCCTATTGTCCAGCTCCTCAGAGTCCCCCTGCTCCTGCTGAAGCGCAGGGGAGGGGTGATGCTCGCTGCCGCATACCGGGCAGGGAACCCCTTCCTGGAGTTCACCGGCGAGCGCCTGTGAGAGCCGGTGAACCTCCTGCTCCTTCAGCGCAGCCTCCAGCGCGCTGATGTGCGCCTCCAGGCGGCCGGCAGCGTCTCCCGCTGCCCCTTCGGCCGTCCGCAGCTCTTCCTGGTGCAGGGCGGCGGCGGCCAGCAGCTCCCCGCGCCCGGCATCCAGCGCCTGCCGCCGGGACCCGGCGGCGGCCAGCCGCGCTTCCGCTGCCGCGAGCACCGCCGCGCGGCCCTGGCGCTCACGTTCTGCCGATTCCCGCTGGGCCTCGGCAGAACGCAGTCCCTGCAGTCTCTGCATGGCTTCCTGCAGAGACTGCCGCTCCTGGGAGCGGACCGCCAGCGGCTGCAGGCTCTGCTGCAGCTCGTGCTGTTTCTTTTGGCCGCGGGCCAAAAGCTCACGCTCCCGGGCCAGGCTCTCCCGTCCGGCGGCTAAGGACCGGGCGGCTTCCCCGCGGCGCGCCTGCAGCGCCGCCCGCTCGCTGTGCAGCGTGCTGAGCTCGGCCTCCAGCTCCAGCGCGCGCCGGTAGCGGCCCTCCTCCTCGCGGAGGGCCGGCTCGCCTGCGGACAGCGCGGCCTGGGCCGCTGCTTCCGCTTCCGCCCCGGCCGCCGCCTCCTGCACGGCGGCGGCGGCCAAGGCCTCAAGGCCCCCGGCGCGCTGCGCCCGGGCCTTCCAGGCCTCCTCCGCGCTGCGCCAAGCCTTTAGCGCGGGCAATCTGCGCTCGGCCTCGTCCGCCTTGCCGAGCTTCTGCTCCAGGAGGAGGATCTGCTCCTCCTGGGCCAGCAGACCCTGCCGCTGCGACTCGCGGCGGGTCCGTTCCTCCTGCAGCTCGCGGATGCGGACGAAGCGCTCGGCGCGCTCCGCAGCCTCCGTGAGACGCTTACGGCAGTCCGCCGCATGACGGATCGCCTCCTGCACACGGACGGCGGCCGCTTCCACATCTGCCTTGCCCGCGCTGCCCAGCCCCTGCTGCTCGGCTTCCAGAGCGCGCAGCGCCGCCTCGTTCTCCTTGACGCGGCGGCTCAGCTTCAGTGCCAGCCCGTCGCCGTACTGTTCCAGATGGAACAGACGCTGGAGCATCTGCCTGCGGTCCACGCCACGCAGCGACAGGAACTCGGCGAATTTGCCCTGCGGCAGCACAACAGCCCGGGTGAAATCGTCCATCTTCAGCCCGATGTGCTCTTCGACACAGCGCGTAACCTCGGCCAGCTTGTCGGCCATCACAAGATCGCCGTCCGCCTTGACCTCGATGAACCGGCTGATCGTATTGCTGACCGACTGCTCCCCGGTGCGTTTGAACTTCCGTTCCACGCGGTAGCGCCGCGCCCCGGAAGAGGAGTTCAGCTCGAAGGTGAAGGCCACGCTGAGCTGGTCCTCGGAATGGTTCATAATTCCCTGGGTTCCGTTCACGGCGCGCTCCACTTTGCCGTACATCGCCAGTGTAATCGCGTCCAGCAGACTGGATTTACCGCTGCCCGTCGGACCGAAGATCCCGAACAGCCCCGTCTCGGTCAGACTGGCAAAATCAATTTCCTGCTCCGCCCGGTAACTCTGCAGCCCGGATAATTTCAACAATATCGGCTTCAAATCAGTTCTCCTCCCCTTCCGCAGCTTCATGCCGCTCTTCTTCAGCCAGCTCCAGGAAAAGTGCGATCAGACTGTCATCCGGCTCCGCACCGCCGGTCTGGCGCTGATAGAACCTGCGGAACAGCTCCTGTACCGGCATGCGGGAGCGGGACATCTCTTCCAGCTCCTGCTCCATCTGCGGATAGATTGGCCGGATATGGACAATGCCTTCCCGTGACTTGCGCAGCCGCTGGATATCATTCATAGACATGGCCTCGGTTAGCCGCAGCTCCAGATCAATAAATGCCCCGGCGTCCCTGCCCTCATCCAGCCAGCCGTAGACCTCCTGCAATCCGCCTGTGGACTTCCAGTTCACCAGCGGCCGCCCGCAGGAAAGATAAATCTCCTCGAACACCGGCTCCCCGCCCGGTGCGACATCAATCATGGCCACCGACTTGGCCTGACCGGCTTCGGAGAAGCTGTAAGCCAGCGGGGAGCCGCTGTAGCGGATCATCCCGTCGCCTTTGACCCGCTGGGCGCGGTGAAGATGCCCAAGTGCCGTATATTGCGCGCCGCAAGAGAGTGCCGATGGATCAACGGTATAGGCGCCGCCGACCTGAATTGGCCGTTCGGAGTCGCTCTCCACGCCGCCCAGGACATAGATATGGCTCATTGCCAGGTTAACGGTCTCCGGGGTGAACTCGCGTCCAAGCAGATTCATCAGCCGCCCGACCCGGGCGCTGTAAGCCAGCCGCAGCTCAGCCTCTCCGCTGTCTCCGGCAAGCAGCTCGCCCAGCCGGGCTTCGGAGGGGTAAGGGAGCGCAGCGATTTTGGCAACCTCGCCAGTTCTGGCAGCATGCACCGTGACCGGTTCCGAAGTCGGCATTCCGACGAGCGTAATCCCCTGTCTGCGGACAAGCGGAGACACGGAAGCTACGCGCTCCGGCTGGTCGTGATTGCCCGAGATAACCACCAGCGGACGGCCGCCTGCCGTCAGTCTGGCCGCCGCGTCATAGAACAGTTGCTCCGCCGCAGCCGGAGGATTCACCGAATCGTAGACATCCCCCGCCATCAGAATCAGATCCGCCCCGGAGGAATCGGCAATCTCCACCAGCTCATCCACGAACTGCTCCTGCTCCTTCTGCCGGCTCCGGCCCTCCAGTGTCCGGCCCAGATGCCAGTCGCCCGTATGCAATATGCGCATTTCCGCCCTCTTTTCCCCGCCTGTCTGCGGCAATCATATATAAAAAGAACTTAAGATTTGAACTCAAAGCATGACCGTCTCTGAGGTGTACCTTTGGACTTCCATACGCTGTTGTCTCCTGATTTCGTTGATCTTTCCTTCTGTTCGAGGTTGAATTAGGTTGAATTAGGTTAACGGCGGCTGCACCTCGTCATCGGCCAATTAATCCTGCACGAAATACAACCTTCCTGCGCTAAGTAGCGTTCTTATACTGGAATTGTTGCAAGAATGGCAGCATTCCCCCTGCTTCAGGCCGATGTACAGAGCTATTCTTGTCTTTCATACAGCAATCCGATCCAACACGCAGCAATGTCTACACTCAAGCTGTAATAAGTGCAACATTTCGCATCATTCTGAGGGAGAACGACTTCGCTCAGCCAACGATCGCCAGACCGCAAGCATATAATTTGTCTCAATTACCGCTCAGCACCTATCTCCACCGCAGCAAACGCAACCCTTCCCCACTACTCACAACCTAACAGCATGTCCGCCGTCGAAAAAGTACAGCCATACCTCGCTGACCGGCTCGCCCAGAATATCCATCAGTGCCTTACTGTACAGCTCCAGCTGGAAACGGTATTTGTCCGTCAGCTGTGCAAGCCCGTCCCCGTGCGGAGGGATATGATCTGTTTTGTAATCCAGCAGAATCAGCCGTCCCTCTTCCCGGAACAGGCAGTCGATCACCCCTTGAATCAATACTGTCTCCGCAAAATCACCGCCGCCCGGCCCATCCGCAAGTCCGGCAGCCGCTTCATCCAGATAATCAAGTCCCCGGTAGGCTTCACCGGCTGGCATCGTGTAGCTGAAGGGCTGCTCTCTGGTCTTCCAGGCAGAATGGAAGAGTCTGTGGCCCAGCTCACTCCGGCAGAACTGCTCAACTTCCTCCAGTACCACCGCATCCGCCTGTTCCCTGCTAAGGATAGCAAGCCTTTCAAGACGCGTAAGCGTGGCCTCCAGCACAGACCGGTCTACCGGCTCATCCAGCGGAATATGCTGCATCACTGTATGGTAGGCTGTTCCGCGCTCGGCAGGGGTAAGTCCCCGCTGCTCCATGAATTTCGGCCGCTGGAGATGCAGGCTGTCCCTATACCCGCGTTCGTTCCGTTCGTCCGGTCCGCCCGGGAGCTTCCGCTCCTCCAGCTGGTCGTACGACGGCTGCTCCTGCATCGACAATAACCCCTTGAGCTCGGTGACCGAGGTCTTAGCAGGGATGCTTGACGCTGCCGCATACCGGTAAGTCCAGCCCAGTCTCTCCGCAATCTGCGCAGCGGCCGGGGTCTCAGGTGTTGACACCGTCTTCCCCCTGCGGAGCGCCTCCAGAATTACCCGGCGTTGTTCGTTCTTGTCCTGATCACCATCCCCGGCAAGAAAAGCGCCCGGGCTAAGCTCCGCTGCACCAGTCACCGTAATGCTCCAGTTCGACTCATCGCCATGCAGCACAGTGGATACCGGCCCCTCACTGCCTGCCAGCTTGCGCAGAATAGCAGCGGCAGGGTGGCGGATCAGCGCCGGTCCCACCCAGTCCAGATAGCTGCGGCCCCGGGCCAGCAGGTGATCCGCCAGCAGCAGCTCCTCGCGGCCCTGCATCGCTGCCCAGCCCGAAGCCGTGCGCGGCAGATCTCTGACCGTGCCGACCAAAATCATTTTGTCGCGCGGACGGGTCAGTCCGACATAGAGCACGCGCATCTCCTCAGCGAGCAGCTCCAGCCGCGATCGGCGGTTAATCGCCAGATAGGGCAGCGTCGGGTAACTGACCCGGGTCTCCCGCTCCACGAAGCGCGGCCCGAAGCCAAGCTCCTTGTGCATCAGGAACGGAGAATGCAGGTCCTGACGGTTGAACATTTTGGCCATGCCTGCCAGGAAGACAACAGGAAACTCCAGACCCTTGGACTTGTGGATCGTCATAATTCTGACGCCCCCGGCCTCCTCGCTGCTTCCTCCGGCAACCCCCAGATCGCCGCCGTTCTCCCTCAGCCGTGAGATGAACACCAGAAAGCGGAACAGTCCTCTGGCCGAGGTCTCGTTCTCGAATTGAACAGCCCGGTCATACAGCGCCTTCAGGTTGTTCTGGCGCTGAAAGCCTCCAGGAAGCCCCCCGACCCACTCCAGATACCCGCTCTCACGGTAGATCCTCCAGATCAGCTCGCTTAAGCTTCCTTGCCGGGCCGCATTTCTCCAGTTCTCCAGCCTGTCCAGGAAGGACTTAAGCTTACGCTGCAGCGTAAGCGGAATATCCCGCAGCGCCGCCGAAGCATCGGTTCCGTCAGTTATACCTTCCTGGACACCCTCATTTCCTGACGATGGCGTAAGCTCTGACGCGGCGGCTGTCTCTCCGGCTGTGTCACCGGTACCGGCATCCTGCCCCGCCAGCAGCGCGGCCTCCCAGAACAGATCCGGCGGATTGTCCCGCAGTGCCTCCCCTGCTTCAGAAGCCGCAACCAACGCATCGTAGAACGTCCCTCTGCTGCACAGCCGCACCTTCGCCAGCTCCTCCTCCCGGAGATTCACCACCGGTGAGCGCAGTACTCCGGCTAGAGGAATGTCCTGACGGGGATTATCGACAATCTGCAGCAGGGAGAGGGCAATCTCCACCTCCGTAGCCTGAAAATACCCCTTGTTCTGGTCACCGTACGCCGGAATACCTTCACCCCGCAGCTCCTCAATCATCAGCGGCGTCCATACCCGGGCCGAACGCAGCAGAATGACAATGTCGCCGTAGACTACGGGACGCATGATCCGCAGTGCTTTATCATAGATCAGCAGCGGCTCACCGCCGGTCATTCCCGTCATCTGCGAGATGCGCCGGGCAATAGCCCGTGCTTCCAGCTGCGCAGTCTCACTCTCGGCAGCCTCCAGCTCTAGAAGAGGCAGCTCATCGCCCTCTGCTGCTTCGTCCGCCGGCCCCGGGGCAGAGCCCCCCTTGTCGATCAGCAGCAGCTCCGGCGCAAAATAAGTATCCGGCCCTTTCTCTGCGGCTTCCGGGAAATTCGCTCCGTATACCAGCTCTGCCCGCTCGTCATAACTGATCTCCGCGACATTGCTGTCCATGATCTGCCGGAAGACCATATTCACCGCATTCACCACTTCCAGCCTGCTGCGGAAATTGCGGGCCAGATCGATGACCAGGCCATCTTCCTGTTTCTCCTGTCCCGGATCAGTCCCCGCCGCCCGGCCCTCTGCCTCACCGGCATGCAGGTCGCTGCCCGCACTGTCTCTGTGGGACAGCTCATTACTGAACCTGCGGTATTTATCCAGGAACAGTCCCGGCTCCGCCAGCCGGAACCTGTATATACTCTGCTTCATATCCCCGACCATGAAGCGGTTACCGGGGGCTTCCCGGGAGATCAGCCGGACAATCT is a window of Paenibacillus sp. FSL H3-0469 DNA encoding:
- a CDS encoding GatB/YqeY domain-containing protein; translated protein: MNLSERLNEDMKQAMKSKDKFTLSTIRMVRSTIKYLEIDLKRTLDDNEVLDILSREIKQRKDALQEFEAAGRDELAASTKAEIEIIIKYLPEQLTEEEIKVIVQQTIQETGASSKSEMGKVMSALMPKVKGRADGKLVNQAVQQFLQ
- the rpsU gene encoding 30S ribosomal protein S21, which translates into the protein MSETKVRKNETIDAALRRFKRSIAKDGVLAEVKKRKHYEKPSVKRKKKSEAARKRKF
- a CDS encoding histidine triad nucleotide-binding protein is translated as METVFSKIIEGVIPSKKVFENERILAFHDIEPAAPVHVLIIPKKYIASMNEVTTEDLPLIGEIHAVAQQLAAELGIAGTGYRLINNCGPDSGMAVPHLHFHLLGGAKLGALTGNSSSHA
- a CDS encoding AAA family ATPase — translated: MKPILLKLSGLQSYRAEQEIDFASLTETGLFGIFGPTGSGKSSLLDAITLAMYGKVERAVNGTQGIMNHSEDQLSVAFTFELNSSSGARRYRVERKFKRTGEQSVSNTISRFIEVKADGDLVMADKLAEVTRCVEEHIGLKMDDFTRAVVLPQGKFAEFLSLRGVDRRQMLQRLFHLEQYGDGLALKLSRRVKENEAALRALEAEQQGLGSAGKADVEAAAVRVQEAIRHAADCRKRLTEAAERAERFVRIRELQEERTRRESQRQGLLAQEEQILLLEQKLGKADEAERRLPALKAWRSAEEAWKARAQRAGGLEALAAAAVQEAAAGAEAEAAAQAALSAGEPALREEEGRYRRALELEAELSTLHSERAALQARRGEAARSLAAGRESLARERELLARGQKKQHELQQSLQPLAVRSQERQSLQEAMQRLQGLRSAEAQRESAERERQGRAAVLAAAEARLAAAGSRRQALDAGRGELLAAAALHQEELRTAEGAAGDAAGRLEAHISALEAALKEQEVHRLSQALAGELQEGVPCPVCGSEHHPSPALQQEQGDSEELDNRLRHVRAQARQALETRHLLRSLLEQDSSWLAGLAGGASEEALHQSAAGAAGAEPAADKTASISFHAAPAPKRSSSSGSDAGPVTLSNSESHTAFGSLDTPESIEATKRSSSSGSYTASDTPNSSGFHAEPDSVSTPQSTGSQATGQLPDEQALSVLDGRLSALNDQLAALKSRSAELRRAASDWQRSLQELEQVYHKEAAGAEAEKTWLQGLSAKAEELAASAGKLREEWSRLFPELAPEEAERTYQEMLGKDERAEEIRSRLEISVKFLDEKNLAVQTLNEQLAGLDKELAQWDAQLEGKEALARDKEQRLREGTGGQPARELLAACERRLLELQTALERSRQEHRRAADKAQQQTREAAVARQAAESAQEHYTAAAAQWEESLQSSPFASAAEVEASSLETGERAQAAERVKSYREEEAECLLQLRSIEEKLAGAVLSSEEWQESQDALLRCKEEDEASLQARARAERDLEDLQQRHIRWVELEDKRAGHAAMQERLSKLQTVLRGNAFVEYIAEEQLMQVCQAASQRLRFLSKQRYALEVDSGGGFVIRDDGNGGVRRPVSTLSGGETFLTSLSLALALSAQIQLRGQYPLQFFFLDEGFGTLDPDLLDTVITSLERLHNDQLSVGIISHVPELRARLPRKLIVVPAEQGGGGSTILLEKM
- a CDS encoding exonuclease SbcCD subunit D, which codes for MRILHTGDWHLGRTLEGRSRQKEQEQFVDELVEIADSSGADLILMAGDVYDSVNPPAAAEQLFYDAAARLTAGGRPLVVISGNHDQPERVASVSPLVRRQGITLVGMPTSEPVTVHAARTGEVAKIAALPYPSEARLGELLAGDSGEAELRLAYSARVGRLMNLLGREFTPETVNLAMSHIYVLGGVESDSERPIQVGGAYTVDPSALSCGAQYTALGHLHRAQRVKGDGMIRYSGSPLAYSFSEAGQAKSVAMIDVAPGGEPVFEEIYLSCGRPLVNWKSTGGLQEVYGWLDEGRDAGAFIDLELRLTEAMSMNDIQRLRKSREGIVHIRPIYPQMEQELEEMSRSRMPVQELFRRFYQRQTGGAEPDDSLIALFLELAEEERHEAAEGEEN
- a CDS encoding UvrD-helicase domain-containing protein; the encoded protein is MSTRPVPETKPEGSLWSDDQWRAIAESGSDILVAAAAGSGKTAVLVERIIRKISNEEAGFSVDRLLVATFTKAAASEMRQRIREALERKLAEDSEGGNEYLRRQLALLGRASITTLHSFCLEVIRRYYQMIPIDPGFRILNEHEAEMMRQELLEELLEEKYGEVAGDGEDTLFVQLADWFSGERSDDAVHSLIQRLHDFARSHPWPAQWLRDTAADFALPDAEALSHTPWVQSILAEARLTLKGAISQLEQGREIALQPGGPAPYAENLAADLEMAQGLLDAVESQPWAGLYDIFMEISFGKLKPCKKDATDPLLQESVKAIRDQVKKSLLELQKSLFGRPAESFLGELHTAAPLMQELAETVIAFGERYRLEKAGRGLVDFSDLEHYCLQILRHPDSQPGHSFPSDAAIEYRSQFDEVLLDEYQDTNSVQEEIVRLISREAPGNRFMVGDMKQSIYRFRLAEPGLFLDKYRRFSNELSHRDSAGSDLHAGEAEGRAAGTDPGQEKQEDGLVIDLARNFRSRLEVVNAVNMVFRQIMDSNVAEISYDERAELVYGANFPEAAEKGPDTYFAPELLLIDKGGSAPGPADEAAEGDELPLLELEAAESETAQLEARAIARRISQMTGMTGGEPLLIYDKALRIMRPVVYGDIVILLRSARVWTPLMIEELRGEGIPAYGDQNKGYFQATEVEIALSLLQIVDNPRQDIPLAGVLRSPVVNLREEELAKVRLCSRGTFYDALVAASEAGEALRDNPPDLFWEAALLAGQDAGTGDTAGETAAASELTPSSGNEGVQEGITDGTDASAALRDIPLTLQRKLKSFLDRLENWRNAARQGSLSELIWRIYRESGYLEWVGGLPGGFQRQNNLKALYDRAVQFENETSARGLFRFLVFISRLRENGGDLGVAGGSSEEAGGVRIMTIHKSKGLEFPVVFLAGMAKMFNRQDLHSPFLMHKELGFGPRFVERETRVSYPTLPYLAINRRSRLELLAEEMRVLYVGLTRPRDKMILVGTVRDLPRTASGWAAMQGREELLLADHLLARGRSYLDWVGPALIRHPAAAILRKLAGSEGPVSTVLHGDESNWSITVTGAAELSPGAFLAGDGDQDKNEQRRVILEALRRGKTVSTPETPAAAQIAERLGWTYRYAAASSIPAKTSVTELKGLLSMQEQPSYDQLEERKLPGGPDERNERGYRDSLHLQRPKFMEQRGLTPAERGTAYHTVMQHIPLDEPVDRSVLEATLTRLERLAILSREQADAVVLEEVEQFCRSELGHRLFHSAWKTREQPFSYTMPAGEAYRGLDYLDEAAAGLADGPGGGDFAETVLIQGVIDCLFREEGRLILLDYKTDHIPPHGDGLAQLTDKYRFQLELYSKALMDILGEPVSEVWLYFFDGGHAVRL